GCCATGAAGCGCATCGGTCGGGTGAAGGTAGATTGCAGGGGTACCTGTGGAATTCATGGTTGCCACTATCTTTCGGGCTATCAATCCGGATTTTCCGACTCCCGTCAGTACCACCCTTCCGTCACTCCTCATTATAAGATCGACAGCTTTGGCGAAACCCGCATCTATCTTCTCATAAAGATTCTTAACAGCTTCAGATTCTATCCGGATGACTTCCTTCCCGATTGTGATTATCCGGTCGAGACTGTATCGTTTTTTTTGAGTCTTTGTGACTGATTTCTCTTCGTGCATGGCTTTACCTGACTGCCTCATCAATTTTTTTAATGCCCGTCAGAAATTCCTCGAGCTTCTCCAGAGGAAACTGACTTGCAGCATCACTTTTTGCATTTTTTGGATCAGGGTGAACTTCGAGGAAGAGAGCATCTATTCCAACAGCTACAGCAGCCCGGGCAAGTGGTTTTATATATTCAGGCTGGCCACCGCTCTCTGTCCCTTTTGAAGGAAGCTGAACGGAGTGTGTAGCGTCCATAACAACGGGATAACCTGTTTTTCTCATAATGACCAATGAACGCATATCCACAACGAGATTGTGATAGCCAAAGGTGGTTCCCCGCTCGGTCAGTAAAATATTCCTGTTCCCTGTAGAAGCCACCTTTGCGGCGGCGTGTTCCATATCCTCGGGGGCAAGAAACTGTCCCTTTTTTATATTAACCGCCTTACCTGTCCGACCCGCCGCAAGAAGCAAATCTGTCTGTCTGCAAAGAAACGCCGGAATCTGCAGCATGTCAACGGAGTCGGCTGCCATTACGGCATCTTCAGGGGAATGGATATCAGTGACGA
This Bacteroidota bacterium DNA region includes the following protein-coding sequences:
- the kdsA gene encoding 3-deoxy-8-phosphooctulonate synthase, whose amino-acid sequence is MVEINNIRIGGGNPLVLIAGPCVVENSDIIFATATKIKEITLRLGIPFIFKSSFKKANRTSVSSFTGPGDEKALKILSSVRNTLGLPVVTDIHSPEDAVMAADSVDMLQIPAFLCRQTDLLLAAGRTGKAVNIKKGQFLAPEDMEHAAAKVASTGNRNILLTERGTTFGYHNLVVDMRSLVIMRKTGYPVVMDATHSVQLPSKGTESGGQPEYIKPLARAAVAVGIDALFLEVHPDPKNAKSDAASQFPLEKLEEFLTGIKKIDEAVR